A single region of the Paraburkholderia megapolitana genome encodes:
- the ilvA gene encoding threonine ammonia-lyase, biosynthetic, whose product MASHDYLKKILTARVYDVARETELEPARNLSARLRNPIYLKREDNQPVFSFKVRGAYNKMAHIPADALARGVITASAGNHAQGVALSAARMGVKAIIVVPVTTPQVKVDAVRAHGGPTVEVVQVGESYSDAYTHAAQLQEERGLTFVHPFDDPYVIAGQGTVAMEILSQHQGPIHAIFVPIGGGGLASGVAAYVKSIRPEIKVIGVQTDDSCAMAQSIKAGERVTLNEVGLFSDGTAVKLVGEETFRLCREYLDDILIVDTDALCAAIKDVFQDTRSLLEPAGALAVAGAKQYVEREGIENQTLISITSGANMNFDRMRFVAERAEVGEAREAVFAVTIPEERGSFKRFCELVGTRSVTEFNYRIADASSAQIFCGVQIRNREESAEIARNFEAHGFATVDLTGDELSKQHIRYMVGGHSPLAHDERLFRFEFPERPGALMRFLSSMAPNWNISLFHYRNQGADTSSILVGIQVPATEDAAFNRFLATLGYQYWDESANPVYRLFLA is encoded by the coding sequence ATGGCTTCTCACGACTATTTAAAGAAAATCCTCACCGCGCGCGTCTACGACGTGGCCCGCGAAACCGAACTGGAACCTGCACGGAATCTGTCCGCACGGCTGCGCAATCCGATTTACCTGAAGCGTGAAGACAACCAACCGGTGTTCTCGTTCAAGGTGCGCGGCGCGTACAACAAGATGGCGCACATTCCCGCCGACGCGCTCGCGCGCGGCGTGATTACGGCGTCGGCGGGGAATCATGCACAGGGCGTGGCGCTGTCGGCGGCGCGCATGGGCGTGAAGGCGATCATCGTCGTGCCCGTTACGACGCCGCAGGTGAAAGTCGATGCGGTGCGTGCGCACGGCGGCCCAACGGTCGAAGTCGTGCAAGTGGGCGAGTCTTACAGCGACGCGTATACCCATGCCGCGCAGTTGCAGGAGGAGCGCGGCCTCACGTTCGTCCATCCGTTCGACGACCCGTATGTGATCGCCGGCCAGGGCACCGTCGCGATGGAGATCCTGAGCCAGCATCAAGGCCCGATCCACGCGATCTTCGTGCCGATCGGCGGCGGCGGGCTCGCGTCCGGCGTGGCGGCGTACGTCAAGTCGATCCGGCCGGAGATCAAGGTGATCGGTGTCCAGACCGACGACTCCTGTGCGATGGCGCAGTCGATCAAGGCCGGCGAGCGCGTCACGCTCAACGAAGTCGGCCTGTTCTCCGACGGCACCGCTGTCAAGCTGGTCGGCGAAGAAACCTTCCGCCTGTGTCGCGAGTATCTCGACGACATCCTGATCGTCGATACCGACGCGCTTTGCGCAGCCATCAAGGATGTCTTCCAGGACACGCGCAGCCTGCTCGAACCGGCCGGCGCGCTGGCGGTCGCGGGTGCGAAGCAGTATGTCGAGCGCGAAGGCATCGAGAACCAGACGCTGATCTCGATCACCTCCGGTGCGAACATGAACTTCGACCGGATGCGTTTCGTCGCCGAACGCGCCGAAGTCGGCGAGGCGCGCGAAGCGGTGTTCGCCGTGACGATCCCCGAAGAGCGCGGCAGCTTCAAACGCTTCTGCGAACTGGTCGGCACGCGCAGCGTCACCGAGTTCAATTACCGGATCGCGGATGCGAGTTCCGCGCAGATCTTCTGCGGCGTGCAGATCAGGAATCGCGAAGAATCGGCGGAAATTGCGAGGAATTTCGAGGCGCACGGCTTCGCCACCGTCGACCTGACCGGCGACGAACTGTCGAAGCAGCACATCCGCTATATGGTCGGCGGCCATTCGCCGCTCGCGCATGACGAACGCCTGTTCCGCTTCGAGTTTCCCGAGCGGCCGGGTGCGCTGATGCGTTTCCTGTCGTCGATGGCGCCGAACTGGAATATCAGCCTGTTCCATTACCGGAACCAGGGTGCGGACACCAGTTCGATCCTCGTCGGCATCCAGGTGCCGGCCACGGAAGACGCCGCGTTCAACCGCTTTCTCGCCACGCTCGGTTATCAGTATTGGGACGAAAGCGCGAATCCGGTGTACCGGTTGTTCCTCGCGTAA
- a CDS encoding 5'-nucleotidase translates to MPISLEDKLVVAISSRALFDFEEENHVYEEGNLRAYEALQRARLNVPAKPGVAFPLIRKLLALNTGEHRVEVVILSRSDPISGLRAFSSCRAHGLTVERGVFTRGRPPFAYLKPLNASLFLSANQDDVRDALAAGFPAARVLPQSAKVAGKYPDEIRIAFDGDAVLFSDEAERVFQKDGLRAFVGHEIDNKDLPLADGPLKPLLGALHRLQKLADEASPMRIRTALVTARSAPAHERAIRTLMAWNIEIDEAMFLGGLDKGAFLREFEPDFFFDDQISHCESARGVTATGHVMSGIVNAPTP, encoded by the coding sequence ATGCCGATTTCGCTCGAAGACAAACTGGTCGTCGCGATCTCGTCGCGTGCACTCTTCGATTTCGAGGAAGAGAACCACGTCTACGAGGAAGGCAACCTGCGCGCGTATGAAGCATTACAGCGCGCGCGTCTGAATGTGCCGGCCAAACCGGGCGTTGCGTTTCCGCTGATCCGCAAACTACTCGCGCTGAATACCGGCGAGCATCGCGTCGAAGTGGTGATCCTGTCGCGCAGCGATCCGATCAGCGGATTGCGCGCATTCAGTTCGTGCCGCGCGCACGGCCTCACCGTCGAGCGCGGCGTTTTCACACGCGGGCGGCCGCCGTTCGCGTACCTGAAGCCGCTCAATGCATCGCTATTTCTGTCAGCGAATCAGGACGATGTGCGCGATGCGCTGGCCGCCGGTTTTCCAGCTGCGCGCGTGTTGCCGCAATCGGCGAAAGTGGCCGGCAAGTATCCCGACGAAATCCGCATTGCCTTCGACGGTGACGCCGTGCTCTTCTCCGACGAAGCCGAACGCGTGTTTCAGAAAGACGGCTTGCGCGCGTTCGTTGGTCACGAGATCGACAACAAGGATCTGCCGTTAGCGGACGGTCCTTTGAAACCACTGCTAGGCGCATTGCACCGCCTGCAAAAACTCGCCGACGAAGCCTCGCCGATGCGCATCCGCACCGCGCTCGTCACCGCACGTTCGGCGCCCGCGCACGAACGCGCGATCCGTACCTTGATGGCCTGGAACATTGAAATCGACGAAGCGATGTTTCTGGGCGGCCTCGACAAAGGCGCATTCCTGCGCGAGTTCGAGCCGGATTTTTTCTTCGACGATCAGATCAGCCACTGCGAATCGGCCCGCGGCGTGACAGCGACCGGGCACGTCATGAGTGGCATCGTCAACGCACCAACACCATGA
- the queF gene encoding NADPH-dependent 7-cyano-7-deazaguanine reductase QueF (Catalyzes the NADPH-dependent reduction of 7-cyano-7-deazaguanine (preQ0) to 7-aminomethyl-7-deazaguanine (preQ1) in queuosine biosynthesis), with product MNTTPEHSPLGKATAYTEQYDASLLFPIARNLAREQIGIGAQLPFFGTDIWNAYELSWLNSRGKPQIAIATVYVPADSANIVESKSFKLYLGSFAQTVFDSADAVRDTIRRDVSAACGATVSVHFASPFEFGKLQLEEFDGLSLDRLDLDTDVYHPDPSLLKSALTEAPVEETLISDLLKSNCPVTGQPDWGSVQIHYVGPQIDHAGLLRYLISYRNHTGFHEQCVERIFIDIMRECQPLKLAVYARYTRRGGLDINPFRTNFNQPMPDNLRTARQ from the coding sequence ATGAACACGACTCCCGAACACTCGCCGCTAGGCAAAGCCACCGCTTACACCGAACAGTACGACGCCAGCCTGCTGTTTCCGATCGCGCGCAACCTCGCGCGCGAACAGATCGGCATCGGCGCGCAGTTGCCGTTCTTCGGCACCGACATCTGGAACGCGTATGAGCTATCGTGGCTCAATTCGCGTGGCAAACCGCAGATCGCGATCGCGACCGTCTACGTCCCCGCCGATTCCGCAAACATCGTCGAGTCGAAGTCGTTCAAGCTGTATCTCGGCTCGTTCGCGCAAACCGTGTTCGATTCTGCCGACGCCGTACGCGACACAATTCGACGCGATGTATCGGCCGCGTGCGGTGCGACCGTTTCGGTGCATTTCGCGTCGCCGTTCGAATTCGGCAAGCTGCAACTGGAGGAATTTGATGGACTGTCGCTCGATCGGCTCGATCTCGACACGGACGTTTATCATCCGGACCCATCGCTGCTGAAGTCCGCTTTGACAGAAGCACCGGTAGAAGAAACGCTGATATCCGACCTGTTGAAATCGAATTGCCCGGTGACCGGGCAACCGGATTGGGGCAGCGTGCAGATTCACTACGTCGGCCCGCAGATCGATCATGCTGGGCTATTGCGCTACCTGATCTCGTATCGCAATCACACCGGTTTTCATGAGCAGTGCGTCGAGCGCATCTTTATCGACATCATGCGTGAGTGCCAGCCGCTGAAGCTCGCGGTCTACGCGCGCTACACGCGCCGCGGCGGTCTCGACATCAACCCGTTCCGCACGAACTTCAATCAGCCGATGCCCGACAATCTGCGCACCGCGCGGCAGTGA
- the mtgA gene encoding monofunctional biosynthetic peptidoglycan transglycosylase, with product MTADMPVRRPGPFRWIAYVIAVFAVAWFATQAFYFAQIAVWNYANPGSTAFMRSDAWRLSDDRPDLSIQHTWVPYDQISHNLKRAIIASEDANFVNNNGYETDAILQAWEKNKARGKIVRGGSTITQQLARNLFLSREKSYIRKGQELIITWMLETLMDKERIFEIYLNSVEWGNGVYGAEAAAHYYYRTSAAKLNGWQSARLAVMLPRPKYFDEHRGSAYLRQRAGVIAHRMGTAELPDD from the coding sequence ATGACCGCAGACATGCCCGTACGCCGGCCCGGTCCGTTCCGGTGGATCGCTTATGTGATCGCGGTATTCGCCGTGGCGTGGTTCGCGACGCAGGCGTTCTACTTCGCGCAGATCGCCGTGTGGAACTACGCGAATCCAGGCTCGACCGCATTCATGCGTTCCGACGCGTGGCGCCTGTCCGACGATCGCCCCGATCTGTCGATCCAGCACACATGGGTCCCGTACGACCAGATCTCGCACAACCTGAAGCGCGCAATCATCGCGTCCGAAGATGCGAACTTCGTCAACAACAACGGCTACGAGACCGACGCAATCCTGCAGGCGTGGGAGAAGAACAAGGCGCGCGGCAAGATTGTCCGTGGCGGTTCGACGATTACGCAGCAACTGGCGCGCAACCTGTTCCTGTCGCGGGAAAAGAGCTACATCCGCAAGGGGCAGGAGTTGATCATCACGTGGATGCTCGAAACGCTGATGGACAAGGAGCGGATCTTCGAGATCTATTTGAATTCGGTGGAGTGGGGCAACGGCGTGTACGGCGCGGAAGCAGCCGCGCATTACTACTACCGCACGTCAGCGGCGAAGCTGAATGGCTGGCAGTCGGCGCGGCTTGCGGTGATGCTGCCGCGACCCAAATACTTCGACGAGCATCGTGGTTCGGCGTACCTCAGGCAGCGCGCTGGTGTGATCGCACACCGGATGGGCACGGCCGAACTGCCGGACGATTGA
- the aroE gene encoding shikimate dehydrogenase, whose protein sequence is MKASTAAPHASARERYAVIGNPVAHSKSPFIHARFAEQTGEPIEYGHLLAPLDAFAKQVREFIDAGGRGLNVTVPFKLDAHALADTLSPRAAAAGAINTLRFDAAGIYGDNTDGFGLVRDIEVNLGTALKGARILLLGAGGAARGVVLPMLEQRPHTLTIVNRTAAKAQTLVAQFTQAAHDSGCRLTGGGASAVEHAAYDVIVNATAGSLDAALPECDERAFGSDTLAYDMMYGAQPTVFMQHAQTLGARAADGLGMLVEQAAESFYVWRGVRPDGAPVLRALREMLAAPDRS, encoded by the coding sequence ATGAAGGCATCGACGGCCGCGCCGCACGCATCCGCACGCGAGCGCTATGCGGTGATCGGCAACCCGGTGGCTCACAGCAAGTCGCCGTTCATCCACGCGCGGTTTGCAGAGCAAACGGGCGAGCCCATCGAGTACGGCCATCTGCTAGCCCCGCTCGATGCGTTCGCGAAGCAGGTGCGCGAGTTCATCGACGCGGGCGGTCGCGGCCTCAACGTGACTGTGCCGTTCAAACTCGACGCACATGCGCTCGCCGATACGCTGTCGCCGCGCGCGGCCGCAGCCGGCGCGATCAACACACTGCGCTTCGACGCCGCCGGCATCTATGGCGACAATACCGACGGCTTCGGCCTCGTGCGCGACATCGAAGTGAATCTCGGCACTGCGCTGAAGGGCGCACGCATTCTGCTGCTCGGCGCAGGTGGTGCCGCACGCGGCGTGGTGCTGCCGATGCTCGAGCAACGTCCGCATACGCTGACCATCGTCAACCGAACCGCGGCGAAAGCGCAAACGCTGGTCGCCCAGTTCACGCAGGCGGCCCACGACAGCGGCTGCCGTCTGACAGGTGGCGGTGCATCGGCGGTAGAGCATGCCGCTTACGACGTGATCGTCAACGCGACAGCCGGCAGCCTCGACGCGGCCTTGCCCGAGTGCGACGAACGCGCTTTTGGCAGCGACACACTTGCGTACGACATGATGTACGGCGCGCAACCCACCGTGTTCATGCAGCACGCCCAGACGCTCGGCGCGCGGGCAGCGGATGGGCTCGGCATGCTCGTCGAGCAGGCCGCCGAATCGTTCTACGTGTGGCGCGGCGTGCGTCCGGATGGCGCGCCGGTTCTGCGGGCGTTACGCGAGATGCTCGCGGCCCCGGATCGCAGCTAA
- a CDS encoding ribonuclease catalytic domain-containing protein, whose translation MNVFFEESGSFKAGSVLSRQGDAFQVELPGGRRTKVRSKDVLIEFEKPAAAELMERADATAQGIDLEFLWECAPEDEFPFATLGAEYFGTSFGPVERAALVLRMHGSPVYFRRKGRGQYQRAPEEQLKMALASLERKRQQALVQAGYEDELKAGRLPDAFAGKALGLLTKPDKNTIEYKALEAAAAVRGISMPRLMLECGGISSPRALHEARFLSEFFPHGTGFAPVTVRALPDDLPEANVEAFSIDDVTTTEIDDAFSVEHLGDGRVRIGVHIAAPALGIERGDAVDAIARTRLSTVYMPGDKITMLPDDVVNVFTLAEGGLRPALSLYVIVNRETQEIVASETRAELVFVKSNLRHNTLDELVTEEALAAGTGEYAHKDDIAVLWPFAQALFEKRQVARAGYGLRREVQRNTDFNFYVDGEHITITPRRRGSPLDTIVAELAILANSTWGAFLHDHGVPGIYRTQRAFGAPSGPKRTRMQTSAAPHEGLGVSQYAWSTSPLRRYVDLVNQWQLIACVQHGVMAKLAAPFKPKDADLYAVVQGFDDTYSAYADYQRRMEYFWCLRWLHQENRKHVEASVVKGDLVRLDEIPLLLHVPGLGVHARGTRLLLDVMSLDELTVEASVRLLQVLDAPTVASGAEVEEAEETDEEDEESGKDLVDAADESAESEAEAEADGTEEAEDNAAPQETDENASADHSAAEPGR comes from the coding sequence GTGAACGTTTTCTTCGAGGAATCGGGTAGTTTCAAGGCAGGCAGTGTGCTGTCGCGTCAGGGCGATGCGTTTCAGGTCGAGTTGCCCGGCGGACGGCGTACCAAGGTGCGCTCGAAAGACGTGCTGATCGAATTCGAGAAGCCGGCTGCCGCCGAATTGATGGAGCGTGCCGACGCGACTGCGCAGGGGATCGATCTCGAATTCCTGTGGGAATGCGCGCCGGAAGACGAGTTTCCGTTTGCCACGCTGGGCGCCGAATATTTCGGCACGTCGTTTGGGCCCGTGGAGCGCGCCGCGCTCGTGCTGCGCATGCACGGCTCGCCGGTTTACTTCCGGCGCAAAGGACGCGGCCAGTATCAACGTGCGCCCGAAGAACAACTGAAGATGGCGCTCGCCTCGCTCGAGCGCAAGCGTCAACAGGCGCTCGTGCAGGCCGGCTACGAAGACGAGCTGAAGGCCGGACGTCTTCCCGATGCGTTCGCCGGCAAGGCGCTCGGTCTGCTGACAAAGCCCGACAAGAACACGATCGAATACAAGGCGCTCGAAGCGGCCGCTGCCGTGCGTGGCATTTCGATGCCGCGTCTGATGCTCGAATGCGGCGGCATCTCGTCGCCGCGCGCGCTGCACGAGGCGCGCTTCCTGTCCGAGTTCTTCCCGCACGGCACCGGCTTTGCGCCCGTGACAGTGCGCGCGTTGCCCGACGACCTGCCGGAAGCCAACGTAGAGGCGTTTTCGATCGATGATGTGACGACGACCGAAATCGACGATGCGTTCTCCGTCGAGCATCTCGGCGACGGTCGCGTGCGGATCGGCGTGCACATCGCGGCACCGGCACTCGGTATCGAGCGCGGCGATGCCGTCGATGCGATCGCGCGTACGCGGCTCTCCACTGTGTACATGCCCGGCGACAAGATCACGATGCTCCCCGACGACGTCGTCAACGTGTTCACGCTTGCCGAAGGCGGCTTGCGCCCGGCGCTGTCGCTGTACGTGATCGTGAATCGCGAAACGCAGGAGATCGTCGCCAGCGAGACGCGCGCCGAACTCGTGTTCGTGAAGAGCAACCTGCGGCACAACACGCTCGACGAACTCGTGACCGAAGAAGCGCTCGCAGCCGGTACGGGCGAATACGCGCACAAGGACGACATCGCGGTGCTCTGGCCGTTCGCGCAGGCGCTGTTCGAAAAGCGCCAGGTCGCGCGCGCGGGCTATGGCCTGCGGCGCGAAGTGCAGCGCAATACCGACTTCAATTTCTATGTCGATGGCGAGCACATCACCATCACGCCGCGCCGCCGCGGCTCGCCGCTCGACACGATCGTCGCCGAACTCGCCATCCTCGCGAATTCGACGTGGGGTGCGTTCCTGCACGATCACGGTGTGCCGGGTATCTATCGCACGCAGCGCGCGTTCGGCGCACCGAGCGGCCCGAAGCGGACGCGCATGCAGACGAGCGCCGCGCCGCACGAAGGGCTTGGCGTATCGCAGTACGCGTGGAGCACGTCGCCGTTGCGCCGTTACGTGGATCTGGTCAATCAGTGGCAATTGATCGCGTGCGTGCAGCATGGCGTGATGGCGAAGCTCGCTGCGCCGTTCAAGCCCAAGGACGCCGATCTGTACGCCGTCGTCCAGGGCTTCGACGACACGTATTCCGCGTATGCCGACTACCAGCGCCGCATGGAGTACTTCTGGTGCCTGCGCTGGCTGCACCAGGAAAATCGCAAGCACGTGGAGGCATCGGTTGTGAAGGGCGACCTCGTGCGGCTCGACGAAATCCCGCTGCTGCTGCATGTGCCTGGGCTCGGCGTGCATGCGCGTGGGACGCGTCTGCTGCTCGACGTGATGTCGCTCGACGAGTTGACGGTTGAGGCATCGGTGCGGCTGTTGCAGGTGCTCGATGCGCCGACTGTCGCGAGCGGTGCGGAGGTGGAAGAAGCGGAAGAGACTGACGAAGAAGACGAAGAAAGCGGCAAGGACCTCGTCGACGCGGCGGATGAATCGGCGGAAAGCGAAGCTGAGGCGGAAGCAGACGGTACGGAAGAAGCCGAAGACAACGCCGCACCGCAGGAAACCGACGAGAACGCCTCCGCCGATCATTCCGCCGCGGAGCCCGGACGATGA
- a CDS encoding YqiA/YcfP family alpha/beta fold hydrolase — translation MILYLHGFRSSPRSFKACVLAERLAELGRSDEWCCPMLPVSPFETIALAESLVAAAPPQPVTVIGSSLGGYFATHLAEKHGWPAVLLNPAVVPQRDLSQYLGEQPLWHGGGSIVVEARHLDELRALGVASITRPERYYLIAATGDEVLDYREMLAHYPGARTRVIEGSDHAISEFPQYVDDVLAFCDQMNAQPPAPKQAA, via the coding sequence GTGATCCTCTATTTACACGGCTTCCGTTCGTCGCCGCGCTCGTTCAAGGCCTGCGTGCTTGCCGAACGGCTCGCCGAACTCGGGCGCAGCGACGAGTGGTGCTGCCCGATGCTGCCGGTGTCGCCGTTCGAAACGATCGCGCTGGCCGAATCGCTGGTAGCGGCTGCGCCGCCGCAACCGGTCACGGTGATCGGCAGTTCGCTGGGCGGCTATTTCGCCACACACCTGGCCGAAAAGCACGGCTGGCCCGCGGTGCTGCTGAATCCGGCGGTCGTGCCGCAGCGCGATCTGAGCCAGTATCTCGGCGAGCAGCCGTTGTGGCACGGCGGCGGTAGCATCGTCGTCGAGGCGCGCCATCTCGACGAATTGCGTGCGCTCGGTGTCGCGTCGATCACGCGGCCCGAACGCTATTATCTGATCGCCGCCACCGGCGACGAGGTGCTCGACTACCGCGAAATGCTCGCGCATTATCCAGGCGCGCGGACCCGGGTGATCGAAGGCAGCGACCACGCGATCAGCGAGTTTCCGCAGTACGTCGACGACGTGCTCGCTTTTTGCGACCAGATGAACGCACAGCCGCCCGCACCAAAGCAGGCGGCCTGA